CTCCCCAGGCCTCGGAGATCTTGCGCCCCAATCCATCTACTATGGATATGCATATTGGGCAAATCTAGTTTACCCTGTTTTGCCAATTCAGTTATCCTTCGGCTAACTTCTCTTGAATAATAGTAGGTGATTACCATGAAATGGCGTAGTAAGTTTCTTTAAATTGACTGCGGCCTCATTATTCCAGTTTATTGCATTTAACATGTCTGCGTGCTTTCTCGCTCGGCTCTGGATATGATATGATATGATGTTTATTAACCTTGCCAATGCTGTTAATAATCTTTTTACCCAATCTGGTGACCTTCAGGGCTTCACTAATCCCCACTGCTGCAGCGAGACTAATGGCTGCGTCCGTGGTTTCCTCCGGCCGCGTACAGGCCGACGTTCGCCAAATCAGCCAGTTCACCAAGGCCAGGCACAGCCTTTCACGCTAAAACCGCGGGCAGTTGGTTTTTCAGATATTTTTATCTCTTCATTAATTTTATCACTTCACCACCCTCCAGCTCACCGGGTACCGGTAATTCTTCCCTTTATTAGCCTCTATGGCCGCAAGGATGGAGAAGATCAGGTTCAGCACCCAGAGGATCTGCACCAATGCAACTGTTGAAAAGAATTCAAAGTTCCAGGAATGATCGCGCCAGGGATTACTGCCGTTGAATACCCTGGTAAAACTCCAGAAGCCCCAGCGGATACCGTTAATGATATTTACAATAAGCGATAAAATAGCGATGGTGATCTGAAAGTTCACTGCTTCCTTTCCTTCCCGGTCAACAAACGCAGAATCATTCTTTTTGATCAGCCATATTACCAGTGCTCCGATCACATTTCCACCGGCGGCAAATACTGCATGGCCTATGATACCGCCCAGGTGTACGAGCGTACCCCAGGTCCTGTCATCTTTTTGAAGTTCCATAAGTGAGAGATTTTGGATATAG
This DNA window, taken from Chitinophaga niabensis, encodes the following:
- a CDS encoding DUF4870 domain-containing protein, coding for MELQKDDRTWGTLVHLGGIIGHAVFAAGGNVIGALVIWLIKKNDSAFVDREGKEAVNFQITIAILSLIVNIINGIRWGFWSFTRVFNGSNPWRDHSWNFEFFSTVALVQILWVLNLIFSILAAIEANKGKNYRYPVSWRVVK